The Primulina huaijiensis isolate GDHJ02 chromosome 12, ASM1229523v2, whole genome shotgun sequence genome has a window encoding:
- the LOC140990541 gene encoding snakin-2-like, whose protein sequence is MASSSRKIILAALLIFFLSQVGIEEVKGAVNRRLLPYIDCGGLCEARCSLHSRPNLCTRACGTCCARCKCVPPGTSGNRELCGTCYTDMTTHGNKTKCP, encoded by the exons atggcTTCTTCTTCTCGTAAGATAATTCTAGCTGCCCTTTTAATCTTCTTTCTGTCTCAG GTTGGAATTGAAGAAGTGAAAGGTGCTGTTAATAGAAGGCTTTTACCGTATATAG ATTGTGGAGGATTATGTGAGGCGAGGTGCAGCTTACACTCGAGGCCCAATCTGTGCACAAGGGCTTGCGGCACTTGCTGTGCCCGCTGCAAATGTGTGCCGCCGGGAACCTCCGGCAACAGGGAATTGTGTGGAACTTGCTACACCGATATGACTACACATGGAAACAAAACCAAATGTCCTTAA
- the LOC140990155 gene encoding uncharacterized protein, with product MAILSSCLPTLKALQSRSVAVTECCSLCHNKIEDDFHGLATHASAGCLISVQFGLRQRKKPPDNVIKCNVDAAVFESSWRFDYGCIARNYQGVVIDASYGTLPGQFSPTIVETLSIREALSWIKTLDCPDIIIESDVLLVIEVLNSSKLDYTSLSLIVRYCNLLVREFSICQFDFVFRLANQATHTLARKAASMSDLV from the exons ATGGCGATCCTTTCTTCATGTTTGCCAACTTTGAAGGCATTACAGTCGAGAAGTGTGGCAGTGACCGAATGCTGTTCGCTTTGCCATAATAAGATAGAAGATGACTTTCATGGTCTG GCTACTCATGCTTCAGCTGGTTGCTTGATTTCAGTTCAATTTGGGCTTCGACAAAGGAAAAAACCTCCAGATAATGTTATCAAGTGTAATGTTGATGCTGCTGTATTTGAAAGCTCTTGGCGATTTGACTATGGTTGCATTGCACGAAATTATCAGGGTGTTGTAATTGATGCATCTTATGGTACTCTGCCTGGACAGTTTAGCCCCACTATTGTGGAAACCTTGAGCATTCGAGAAGCCCTAAGTTGGATTAAGACCTTGGACTGCCCCGATATCATTATCGAATCTGACGTTCTTTTGGTCATTGAAGTGTTGAATAGTTCGAAATTAGACTATACTAGTCTAAGCTTAATTGTAAGATATTGTAACTTGCTGGTTAGGGAATTTTCTATATGTcagtttgattttgtttttagaTTAGCGAATCAGGCTACCCACACTCTTGCTAGGAAAGCAGCTTCCATGTCTG ATTTggtttaa